One stretch of Paenibacillus sp. AN1007 DNA includes these proteins:
- a CDS encoding aspartyl-phosphate phosphatase Spo0E family protein, giving the protein MSTNPTIKEKIEQERDVLNKLVSIHGIEHPLVIKQSERLDELINQHNKTKKSSS; this is encoded by the coding sequence ATGTCGACTAATCCTACAATTAAAGAAAAAATAGAACAAGAAAGGGATGTCTTAAACAAGTTAGTTAGCATCCACGGTATTGAACATCCTCTGGTTATTAAACAATCTGAACGGTTAGATGAATTAATAAATCAACACAATAAAACTAAGAAATCATCCAGTTAG
- a CDS encoding XRE family transcriptional regulator: protein MGLEEGTFYDLYVDEMLLDPSTDWRRLRPFLIRCSQLNKLTCIEKIVDLMLEKSYYISSLFDFAESLYYEGNSTASLLIYKKVSEGERYQHAERLAVCQYRIFKLSLGDDQQHNYELALVFEPFVKRLSESEQLDALKDLANLYLSLRLWDKSKELSTEMGRLARIQYEQKHKRTGKKVRATGPKKMLFGYILYSHVLLGTVADETGQYNEAFYHLEKYVDHSWIVESGEIAEKTKQQFLVWATANRLLYRVMTGETDLIDEYVNSLANNEDEILLGLFKVVKAALKYSYNIDHILERYHEMIQTQVNSQKKHGSYTSQLINDRFVIFLADIAEYYNNSFRPEIGIIFVLESLAISAKVNNDSYLVRNFCLFEKMRHVALHSQLDKYQGILREVELGI, encoded by the coding sequence ATGGGACTTGAAGAGGGCACTTTTTATGATTTATATGTAGATGAGATGCTACTCGATCCATCAACAGATTGGAGAAGGTTACGGCCGTTTCTAATTAGATGCTCACAGTTAAATAAGCTAACCTGTATTGAAAAAATTGTTGATCTTATGTTGGAGAAATCTTACTATATTTCTTCGCTATTTGATTTTGCTGAATCTTTGTATTATGAAGGTAATAGTACGGCATCACTTCTTATATATAAAAAAGTATCAGAAGGAGAACGTTACCAACACGCGGAGAGATTGGCTGTGTGCCAGTATAGAATCTTCAAATTATCACTAGGGGATGATCAGCAACACAATTATGAGCTTGCTCTTGTATTCGAGCCTTTTGTCAAAAGGTTAAGTGAATCAGAACAATTAGATGCATTGAAAGATCTAGCTAACTTGTATTTGTCTTTAAGGCTATGGGATAAGTCTAAAGAATTAAGCACGGAAATGGGACGATTAGCCAGAATACAATATGAACAAAAACACAAGAGAACAGGGAAGAAAGTGAGAGCAACTGGCCCTAAGAAAATGCTGTTCGGATATATTTTGTACTCGCATGTACTTTTAGGGACTGTGGCTGATGAAACTGGTCAATATAATGAAGCGTTTTATCATCTTGAAAAATATGTGGACCATAGTTGGATCGTTGAATCTGGAGAGATAGCGGAAAAAACAAAGCAACAATTCTTGGTGTGGGCCACAGCCAATAGATTACTTTATAGAGTAATGACAGGAGAAACTGATCTTATTGATGAGTATGTGAATTCTTTGGCCAACAATGAAGACGAAATACTTCTGGGTCTTTTCAAGGTTGTGAAGGCAGCATTGAAATATTCCTATAATATTGATCATATCTTAGAACGTTATCATGAAATGATCCAAACTCAAGTTAATTCACAGAAAAAGCACGGCTCATATACGTCTCAATTGATTAACGATAGATTTGTAATTTTTTTAGCCGATATAGCTGAATATTATAATAACTCTTTTAGACCAGAGATTGGCATTATCTTTGTGTTGGAGAGTTTGGCAATATCTGCTAAAGTAAATAATGATTCTTATTTAGTCAGAAACTTTTGTTTATTTGAAAAAATGAGGCATGTGGCTTTACATTCCCAACTAGATAAGTATCAAGGAATTTTAAGGGAGGTTGAATTAGGCATATGA
- a CDS encoding SOS response-associated peptidase: protein MCGRFTITDPLDEIMERYMASIADGFEYRPNYNAAPMQYIPTIIAGKEGNNKLGALRWGLVPSWAKDDKIGSKMINARAETLAEKPAFKRLISSKRCIIPTNGFYEWKKEDTGKRPMRILMKDERLFSLAGLHDTWTDPEGNKLSTCTIITTEPNSLMEDIHNRMPVILNPDDEAEWLGRDNNDVQSLLSLLKPYNTSEMRAYEVPKEVGNVRNNNEGLLKEIG from the coding sequence ATGTGTGGTAGATTTACAATCACTGATCCTTTGGATGAGATAATGGAACGGTATATGGCTTCTATAGCTGATGGATTCGAATACAGACCAAATTATAACGCAGCACCTATGCAATACATTCCTACAATCATAGCTGGCAAGGAAGGTAATAATAAGTTGGGTGCTCTTAGATGGGGACTCGTCCCTTCCTGGGCAAAGGATGATAAGATCGGGAGCAAGATGATTAATGCTCGGGCTGAGACACTTGCTGAGAAGCCAGCCTTCAAGCGATTGATCAGTTCCAAGCGTTGTATCATACCGACAAACGGATTTTATGAGTGGAAGAAAGAAGATACGGGAAAGCGTCCTATGCGCATTTTGATGAAGGATGAGCGTTTATTCTCGCTTGCTGGCCTGCACGATACCTGGACAGATCCAGAAGGAAACAAATTGAGTACATGTACCATCATTACTACCGAACCGAACAGTCTCATGGAAGACATTCATAATCGTATGCCGGTGATCCTGAATCCCGATGATGAGGCTGAATGGCTTGGGAGAGATAATAATGATGTCCAGTCTTTACTCAGTCTGCTCAAGCCATATAATACATCTGAAATGAGAGCTTATGAGGTGCCGAAGGAAGTCGGTAATGTAAGGAATAACAATGAAGGATTACTAAAAGAAATAGGATAG